A window of Rhododendron vialii isolate Sample 1 chromosome 11a, ASM3025357v1 contains these coding sequences:
- the LOC131306636 gene encoding cadmium-induced protein AS8-like, protein MIIKGLFRRYERWNPVHPTSGAFWGMGIGFGCGVGWGPGFGPEVIGYVGAGCGFGFSVGITLAGFGIGLPANYVLEVPYSAVMATRSSALEIARSSGLLYLRNVSASGWSNIGPHISGVRQKALGRLSSSKLRDSFNLSEMPRVLSTHTRSILDHLQEFGANLLHPPKGFKD, encoded by the exons ATGATCATAAAAGGCTTGTTCAGGAGATATGAAAGATGGAATCCAGTGCATCCGACTTCTGGAGCCTTTTGGGGCATGGGCATTGGCTTTGGCTGTGGGGTCGGATGGGGTCCTGGCTTTGGCCCTGAGGTGATCGGTTATGTTGGAGCGGGctgtggttttggttttagtGTTGGCATCACTCTGGCTGGTTTTGGCATTGGTCTTCCTGCCAATTATGTCCTGGAAGTTCCTTATTCTG ctgtTATGGCCACAAGAAGTAGTGCATTGGAGATCGCCAGATCCAGTGGTTTACTCTACTTGAGAAATGTTTCAGCAAGTGGCTGGAGTAACATTGGTCCACACATCTCCGGCGTACGACAGAAAGCGCTTGGAAGGCTTTCTAGCTCCAAGCTTAGAGATTCGTTCAATTTGTCTGAGATGCCTAGGGTATTGTCTACCCATACTAGGTCTATTCTGGATCATTTACAGGAATTTGGCGCGAACTTACTCCATCCTCCCAAAG GCTTCAAAGATTGA
- the LOC131306635 gene encoding protein PAM68, chloroplastic: METCSIPRALPFLSSSLSSPTKPISQFPISAPKPYPNQTHMTNFPPLSATLNSPRGFGSSRKKTKRPKKKKQKQKKGFDSDDEEEEEGEEEDDAEEGVIPEIVTNRMISRMGFSVGIPLFIGLLFFPFFYYLKVGLKIDVPNWVPFIVSFVFFGTALLGVSYGIVSSSWDPLREGSLLGWTEARKNWPVFWQSFRGRSGNK, from the coding sequence ATGGAAACCTGTTCAATTCCAAGAGCACTACCCTTCCTCTCCTCATCTCTCTCATCCCCAACCAAACCCATCTCCCAATTCCCAATCTCCGCCCCAAAACCttacccaaaccaaacccacATGACCAACTTCCCACCCCTCTCAGCAACCCTGAACAGCCCAAGAGGCTTTGGATCCTCACGCAAGAAAACCAAGAGgccaaagaagaaaaagcagaagcagaagaaaGGCTTTGACagtgatgatgaagaagaggaagagggagaagaagaggatgatGCAGAGGAAGGGGTAATTCCGGAAATAGTGACCAACCGGATGATAAGCAGGATGGGATTCTCGGTGGGTATCCCTCTGTTCATTGGGctcttgttttttcctttcttttattaCTTGAAAGTTGGGTTGAAGATTGACGTGCCCAACTGGGTGCCCTTCATTGTGTCGTTTGTCTTCTTTGGGACAGCCCTTTTGGGGGTTAGTTATGGGATTGTGTCCTCCAGTTGGGATCCCTTGAGGGAAGGGTCACTCTTGGGTTGGACTGAGGCTCGGAAGAACTGGCCTGTTTTCTGGCAGTCATTCAGGGGTAGATCTGGAAACAAGTAG